A window of the Streptomyces sp. NBC_00250 genome harbors these coding sequences:
- a CDS encoding ABC transporter permease: protein MTTASTPADVARAEEARATDGAPRTGSSLGYLRHAAGKLGGALVSLFAVLVTSFFLFRIIPGDPVKAMTHGVPTSAEQLATLRRQFGLDLPLWQQFTDYCAKALSGDLGTSFQFRAPVGELIAEKLPATLLLTGVAVVIYSALGLWLGTRSAWRHGGLGDKLNTGIALTLWSVPSFWLGLLLIIVFSVGIGPIPGLFPTGGMESGTGETGFAYVLDVAHHLVLPVVTLVAVGYAQTLLVMRSSLLDEMGGDYLTTARAKGLRDDDVRRRHAVPNALLPTVTMIFINLGHVAAGSILVETVFSWPGLGGLFYQALSVPDLPLVQGLFVVFAGAMILMNLIADLLYPLLDPRVGR from the coding sequence GTGACGACAGCGAGCACCCCCGCCGACGTGGCGCGGGCCGAAGAGGCCCGCGCCACGGACGGCGCACCCCGCACCGGTTCCTCCCTCGGCTATCTCCGCCACGCGGCGGGCAAGCTGGGCGGCGCGCTCGTCTCCCTCTTCGCCGTCCTCGTCACCAGCTTCTTCCTCTTCCGGATCATCCCCGGAGACCCGGTGAAGGCGATGACGCACGGCGTCCCCACCTCCGCCGAGCAACTCGCCACACTACGACGTCAGTTCGGCCTCGATCTGCCGCTCTGGCAGCAGTTCACCGACTACTGCGCCAAGGCGCTGAGCGGTGACCTCGGCACCTCGTTCCAGTTCCGCGCCCCGGTCGGCGAGCTGATCGCGGAGAAGCTGCCCGCGACGCTGCTGCTCACCGGCGTCGCCGTGGTGATCTACTCGGCGCTCGGGCTCTGGCTCGGCACCCGTTCGGCCTGGCGCCACGGCGGGCTCGGCGACAAGCTGAACACCGGGATCGCGCTGACCCTGTGGTCGGTGCCCTCCTTCTGGCTCGGGCTGCTGCTCATCATCGTGTTCTCGGTCGGCATCGGTCCGATCCCGGGACTCTTCCCGACCGGCGGCATGGAGTCGGGCACGGGCGAGACCGGCTTCGCCTACGTCCTCGACGTCGCCCACCACCTCGTCCTCCCGGTCGTCACGCTCGTGGCCGTCGGCTACGCGCAGACCCTGCTCGTGATGCGCTCCTCGCTCCTCGACGAGATGGGCGGCGACTATCTGACGACGGCGCGGGCGAAGGGGCTGCGCGACGACGACGTGCGGCGCCGGCACGCCGTGCCGAACGCGCTCCTGCCGACCGTGACCATGATCTTCATCAACCTGGGCCATGTGGCGGCCGGTTCGATCCTGGTGGAGACGGTGTTCTCCTGGCCGGGGCTCGGCGGGCTGTTCTACCAGGCCCTGAGCGTGCCCGACCTGCCGCTCGTCCAGGGCCTGTTCGTGGTCTTCGCCGGAGCGATGATCCTGATGAACCTGATCGCCGACCTGCTCTATCCGCTGCTCGACCCCAGGGTGGGCCGATGA
- a CDS encoding ABC transporter permease, producing the protein MTSTEPTLSSAASLRWERRRSSVARFWKAYRTHRAGLFGLAGLALIALLALTAPWTVGADVQSVTQAPGTALESPSAEFPLGTDQFGRSLLGLLIWGARISLLVGLLAAALSVAIGTLVGIIAGHYGGWFSTVVMRITDWFLVMPTLVLAIVLATVMSRSMWTVVIAIGVTSWPTTARLVRAQTIAVESRPYIERATALGGGHGHVMSRHVLPNVMPLVLAQTTLGISTAILTEATLAFLGLGDPTVVSWGGMLQDAREAGAVSSGHWWYLAPPGIAIALVALAFTLCGRAVESVLNPKLGVGR; encoded by the coding sequence ATGACCTCGACCGAGCCGACGCTGTCGTCGGCGGCCTCTCTGCGGTGGGAACGCCGCCGCAGCTCGGTGGCCCGCTTCTGGAAGGCGTACCGCACCCATCGCGCCGGGCTCTTCGGCCTCGCCGGGCTCGCCCTCATCGCGCTGCTCGCGCTGACCGCCCCGTGGACCGTCGGCGCCGACGTGCAGTCCGTGACACAGGCCCCGGGCACCGCACTGGAGTCACCGAGCGCCGAATTCCCCCTGGGAACCGATCAGTTCGGGCGTTCGCTGCTCGGTCTGCTGATCTGGGGAGCACGGATCTCGCTGCTCGTGGGACTCCTTGCGGCGGCGCTCTCCGTCGCCATCGGCACCCTCGTGGGGATCATCGCCGGACACTACGGCGGCTGGTTCTCGACCGTCGTCATGCGGATCACCGACTGGTTCCTGGTGATGCCGACGCTGGTCCTCGCGATCGTGCTCGCCACCGTCATGTCCCGGTCGATGTGGACGGTCGTCATCGCCATCGGGGTGACCTCCTGGCCGACCACCGCCCGCCTGGTACGGGCCCAGACGATCGCGGTCGAGTCCCGCCCGTACATCGAGCGGGCGACCGCGCTCGGCGGCGGCCACGGGCACGTCATGAGCAGGCACGTGCTGCCGAACGTGATGCCGCTGGTCCTCGCGCAGACCACCCTCGGCATCTCGACCGCCATCCTCACCGAGGCCACCCTGGCCTTCCTCGGACTCGGCGATCCCACGGTGGTCTCCTGGGGCGGGATGCTCCAGGACGCCCGCGAGGCCGGCGCGGTCTCCTCCGGGCACTGGTGGTACCTGGCCCCGCCCGGCATCGCCATCGCCCTGGTCGCGCTGGCGTTCACGCTCTGCGGCCGGGCCGTCGAGTCCGTGCTCAACCCGAAGCTGGGGGTGGGGCGATGA
- a CDS encoding ABC transporter ATP-binding protein: MSLLEVRDLRVTYGSGAAAVPAVRGVDLTLEAGSKLGVAGESGCGKSTLALALLRLLPASARIEGRILLDGDDVLAMKWGRLRAVRWAGASIVFQGAMHSLNAVHRIGEQIAEPMLVHGRATPAAARRKAGELLEHVGLPAARAAAYPHELSGGQRQRVMIAMALACDPRLIVADEPTTALDVMIQAQILRLIERLVAEQSISLLMISHDLAVLADTCDRLAVMYAGRVVEEGPARAVYESAHHPYGRALSSAFPRVGDLASRRAPRGLPGDPPDPAELPAGCTFHPRCPVAVDACTELDQELRDASAGHRAACVHVGSAS; this comes from the coding sequence ATGAGCCTCCTGGAGGTACGGGACCTGAGGGTGACGTACGGGTCGGGCGCGGCCGCCGTGCCCGCCGTCCGCGGGGTCGACCTGACCCTGGAGGCGGGCAGCAAGCTCGGCGTGGCGGGCGAGTCCGGCTGCGGCAAGTCCACGCTCGCACTCGCGCTGCTGCGTCTGCTTCCCGCGTCGGCGCGGATCGAGGGGCGGATCCTGCTCGACGGCGACGACGTCCTCGCCATGAAGTGGGGGCGGCTCCGGGCCGTGCGCTGGGCGGGTGCGTCGATCGTCTTCCAGGGCGCGATGCACTCGCTGAACGCCGTGCACCGGATCGGGGAGCAGATCGCCGAACCGATGCTCGTACACGGGCGTGCGACCCCGGCGGCGGCCCGCAGGAAGGCCGGCGAGCTGCTCGAACACGTCGGTCTGCCCGCCGCGCGCGCGGCCGCCTATCCGCACGAGCTGTCCGGCGGGCAGCGGCAGCGCGTGATGATCGCGATGGCGCTCGCCTGCGACCCTCGGCTGATCGTCGCGGACGAGCCGACGACCGCGCTCGACGTGATGATCCAGGCGCAGATCCTGCGGCTGATCGAGCGGCTCGTAGCCGAGCAGTCCATCAGCCTCCTGATGATCAGCCACGACCTGGCGGTCCTCGCCGACACCTGCGACCGGCTCGCCGTGATGTACGCGGGCCGGGTCGTCGAGGAGGGTCCGGCGCGGGCGGTGTACGAGTCCGCCCACCACCCCTACGGCCGGGCGCTGTCCTCGGCGTTCCCCCGCGTCGGGGACCTCGCGTCCCGGCGGGCACCGCGCGGACTGCCCGGCGACCCGCCGGACCCGGCGGAGCTGCCCGCCGGATGCACCTTCCATCCGCGCTGCCCGGTGGCGGTGGACGCCTGCACGGAGCTCGACCAGGAACTGCGGGACGCGAGCGCGGGACACCGGGCCGCCTGCGTCCATGTCGGGAGTGCGTCATGA
- a CDS encoding ABC transporter ATP-binding protein yields MSTETSTAPTETSTGSLLSARGLHVTFPGRRGAPPARAVDGVDLDIGAGEIVALVGESGCGKTTLARSLLGLVRPTSGTIAFDGKPLAYSSGALKAYRKRAQLVLQDPSGSLNPRHTVYDAVAEGLRIHGYAGDEREAVAGALARAGLRPPERFFLRYPHELSGGQRQRVVIAGALVLEPELIVADEPVASLDASVRGEILALLLRLRDELGLSALVVTHDLGLAWNIADRVAVMYLGRVVETGTVESVLTRPRHPYTQALLSVLPESGGAPVVLTGEPPDPSRIPSGCRFHARCQVLASGEAAAVADRCRGESLPVLGGGGDQAVACHWVTREAAV; encoded by the coding sequence ATGAGTACGGAGACATCCACCGCGCCCACGGAGACGTCCACCGGGTCGCTGCTGTCGGCGCGCGGACTGCACGTCACCTTCCCCGGGCGGCGGGGCGCGCCGCCCGCGCGCGCCGTCGACGGGGTGGACCTGGACATCGGCGCGGGCGAGATCGTGGCCCTCGTCGGGGAGTCGGGCTGCGGCAAGACGACCCTGGCCCGCTCGCTCCTCGGTCTGGTCCGCCCCACCTCGGGGACGATCGCCTTCGACGGGAAGCCGCTCGCCTACTCCTCCGGGGCCCTCAAGGCCTACCGGAAGCGGGCGCAGCTGGTCCTCCAGGACCCGAGCGGCTCGCTGAACCCCCGGCACACCGTGTACGACGCGGTGGCGGAGGGGCTGCGGATCCACGGATACGCGGGCGACGAACGGGAGGCGGTCGCCGGCGCCCTCGCACGGGCCGGACTCCGACCTCCGGAGCGCTTCTTCCTGCGCTACCCGCACGAGCTGTCCGGCGGGCAGCGGCAGCGGGTGGTCATCGCGGGCGCGCTGGTGCTGGAGCCCGAACTCATCGTCGCCGACGAGCCGGTGGCCTCGCTGGACGCGTCCGTACGGGGCGAGATCCTGGCACTGCTGCTGCGCCTGCGGGACGAACTCGGCCTGTCCGCCCTGGTGGTGACGCACGACCTGGGTCTCGCGTGGAACATCGCGGACCGGGTGGCGGTGATGTACCTGGGCCGGGTCGTGGAGACGGGGACGGTGGAGTCCGTCCTGACCCGGCCTCGACATCCGTACACACAGGCGTTGTTGTCGGTGCTTCCGGAGTCCGGTGGCGCTCCGGTGGTGCTGACCGGTGAGCCCCCGGACCCGTCCCGCATCCCGTCCGGCTGCCGCTTCCACGCCCGCTGCCAGGTCCTCGCCTCGGGCGAGGCGGCGGCGGTCGCGGACCGCTGCCGCGGCGAGAGCCTGCCGGTCCTGGGCGGCGGCGGGGATCAGGCGGTGGCCTGCCACTGGGTGACGCGGGAGGCGGCGGTCTGA
- a CDS encoding bifunctional riboflavin kinase/FAD synthetase: MQRWRGLEDIPQDWGRSVVTIGSYDGVHRGHQLIIGRAVERARELGVPSVVVTFDPHPSEVVRPGSHPPLLAPHHRRAELMAGLGVDAVLVLPFTAEFSQLSPADFIVKVLVDKLHAKAVIEGPNFRFGHRAAGNVAFLSELGATYDYEVEVIDLYVSGSAGGGQPFSSTLTRRLVAEGDMAGASEILGRPHRVEGIVVRGAQRGRELGFPTANVETLPHTAIPADGVYAGWLTADGERMPAAISVGTNPQFDGTERTVEAYAIDREGLDLYGLHVAVEFLEYVRGMLKFDTLDDLLEAMAGDVKRCRELTEAYDLEHPQAD; encoded by the coding sequence GTGCAGCGCTGGCGTGGCTTGGAGGACATCCCCCAGGACTGGGGGCGCAGCGTCGTCACCATCGGCTCCTACGACGGGGTGCACCGCGGGCACCAGCTGATCATCGGGCGTGCCGTCGAGCGCGCCCGGGAACTCGGCGTCCCGTCCGTCGTGGTCACCTTCGACCCGCACCCCTCCGAGGTCGTACGGCCCGGCAGCCATCCGCCGCTGCTCGCCCCGCACCACCGGCGCGCCGAGCTGATGGCCGGCCTCGGCGTGGACGCGGTGCTCGTGCTGCCGTTCACCGCCGAGTTCTCCCAGCTGTCCCCGGCCGACTTCATCGTCAAGGTGCTCGTCGACAAGCTGCACGCGAAGGCCGTCATCGAGGGCCCCAACTTCCGCTTCGGACACCGGGCCGCCGGAAACGTCGCCTTCCTCTCCGAGCTCGGCGCCACCTACGACTACGAGGTCGAGGTCATCGACCTGTACGTCAGCGGCTCCGCGGGCGGCGGCCAGCCCTTCTCCTCCACCCTCACCCGCCGGCTCGTCGCCGAGGGCGACATGGCCGGGGCTTCCGAGATCCTCGGCCGCCCGCACCGGGTCGAGGGCATCGTGGTCCGCGGCGCGCAGCGCGGCCGCGAGCTCGGCTTCCCGACGGCCAACGTCGAGACCCTCCCGCACACCGCGATCCCGGCGGACGGCGTCTACGCCGGCTGGCTGACGGCCGACGGGGAGCGGATGCCGGCGGCCATCTCGGTCGGCACCAACCCGCAGTTCGACGGCACGGAGCGGACGGTCGAGGCGTACGCGATCGACCGCGAGGGCCTCGACCTGTACGGGCTGCACGTGGCCGTGGAGTTCCTGGAGTACGTCCGAGGGATGCTCAAGTTCGACACCCTGGACGACCTCCTGGAAGCGATGGCCGGCGACGTGAAGCGCTGCCGCGAGCTGACGGAGGCGTACGACCTGGAGCACCCCCAGGCCGATTAG
- a CDS encoding serine protease, which yields MGRGDLATLVRICDLAGRPRGTGFLADHHGTVVTSHEAVDGLSRVVLHAPGDRTWLAEAEAVTPLPESGLALVRTEGLDVRPLPLATRAEIEPGTYVRIAAHGWREARVLGPAAVTYTATDRFHTLADALELAIGTEGAEALRLGGQAAGGPVLDTTTGTVLAVLGTALHGDRQAAGYAVPLRPEGPLTALLRRNAATVPAYGPDLNLAGILELTATSTGPVREPDPWPEPVERPECVREFARFAAGEAPVLALVGAPGTGRTTALAALCARRARGVAPAPTVRLRGADLRAEDDSLADAVGRALQQAGRIVAASGALGDTATATPERAAALAHEAGRPLLVVLDGPEEMPPHLAHRLAEWTAATEDWLRAHHAHLVTACRPEHWERAGALYGPGALHKPATGPRDGLPAALPAALVLGPYSATEARAVREGYGLGETDLAEADARHPLALRLLAEVRAALPGDVPGRPGREEIFTAHLDLMCLRIAVRIAAGTRPLLRGNGVRRLAARVTGQVHEAARRCLGPGHGVLDRASFEELFPWREGWAPAVLTEGLLVPAGSGYRFAHEELADWVQAAHLDLDGALEALLSPGLGSPPGRPFGPLAGPEAAAPPAGTADPAAPPAVPRQRTPGNAPPAPPVPRHRIGPVLQALLLLHRERGPAALAPRLAALAEALAGFADEERGAPGDGPWWAARLFGESVRRLPDPRPYLPVLRLLADRIGARAERHAVFAAFGPEFWLGLPLGEDERIDLLRRLVPADRPAGPEPREDRSLDAVAALLAADPRGVQPLLCRWFGDERPLPAAPHATVATTAQTLLHTHRGLAVDDLCEALVATAHPLADGLLAALAEDEPSAVCRAVDRWAHDDGRPERRVAAATYGQLVAGHATGATDRELLRYAALALLARPGDRTLHGAALGLLIRDPHARDRHLPRALAEPQVPASALAEALAADPGPVLAAFGGRLHGTGEVPAAALRALAEVDTPALARRVASLVREYVARHPEGAGHVADFVDRRFEYGPAARTVLFPLVSGLIRGRPAQVRRALAPVLAAPGTGASRHLRAELLDVLLEHERYESESGEFTVLDALLTAAAEGAERRSEPRTRALTHRVGELWARTPEGAGLLDPVLAGLVRTWPAFAALLAAWTVADPARWAPLLGQETLRTMLSHGTSMPMRTDGRGHGSLRPA from the coding sequence ATGGGACGCGGGGACCTGGCGACGCTGGTACGGATCTGCGATCTGGCGGGCCGGCCTCGCGGCACCGGATTCCTCGCCGACCACCACGGAACGGTCGTCACCAGTCACGAAGCCGTCGACGGGCTCAGCCGTGTCGTCCTGCACGCCCCGGGCGACCGGACCTGGCTCGCCGAGGCCGAGGCCGTCACCCCCCTGCCGGAGAGCGGCCTCGCGCTCGTACGGACCGAAGGGCTCGACGTACGCCCGCTGCCGCTCGCGACCCGCGCCGAGATCGAACCCGGCACGTACGTACGGATCGCCGCCCACGGCTGGCGCGAGGCCCGGGTGCTCGGGCCCGCCGCCGTCACGTACACCGCCACCGACCGCTTCCACACCCTCGCCGACGCCCTCGAACTCGCCATCGGCACCGAGGGCGCCGAGGCCCTCCGCCTCGGCGGACAGGCCGCCGGCGGGCCCGTCCTCGACACCACCACCGGCACCGTCCTCGCCGTCCTCGGCACCGCCCTGCACGGCGACCGCCAGGCCGCCGGATACGCCGTGCCGCTGCGGCCCGAAGGCCCCCTCACCGCCCTCCTCCGGCGCAACGCCGCCACCGTCCCCGCCTACGGACCCGACCTCAACCTCGCCGGAATCCTGGAACTCACCGCCACCTCCACCGGCCCCGTACGGGAACCCGATCCCTGGCCCGAACCGGTCGAACGGCCCGAGTGCGTCCGAGAGTTCGCCCGCTTCGCGGCGGGCGAGGCACCCGTCCTGGCCCTCGTCGGCGCCCCCGGCACCGGCCGCACCACCGCCCTCGCCGCCCTCTGCGCCCGCCGCGCCCGGGGCGTCGCGCCCGCCCCCACCGTCCGGCTGCGCGGCGCCGACCTGCGCGCCGAGGACGACTCGCTCGCCGACGCCGTCGGCCGCGCGCTCCAGCAGGCCGGCCGGATCGTCGCCGCCTCCGGGGCGCTCGGCGACACCGCCACCGCCACCCCGGAACGGGCCGCCGCCCTAGCCCACGAGGCGGGCCGGCCGCTCCTCGTCGTCCTCGACGGCCCCGAGGAGATGCCTCCGCACCTCGCCCACCGGCTCGCCGAGTGGACGGCGGCCACCGAGGACTGGCTCCGCGCCCACCACGCCCACCTCGTCACCGCCTGCCGCCCCGAGCACTGGGAACGGGCCGGGGCCCTCTACGGCCCGGGCGCACTGCACAAGCCGGCGACAGGCCCCCGGGACGGACTGCCCGCGGCGCTGCCCGCCGCCCTCGTCCTAGGGCCGTACTCAGCGACGGAGGCACGGGCCGTACGCGAGGGGTACGGGCTCGGGGAGACGGACCTCGCCGAGGCCGACGCCCGCCACCCACTGGCCCTGCGCCTGCTCGCCGAGGTACGGGCCGCGCTGCCCGGGGACGTACCCGGGCGGCCGGGCCGCGAGGAGATCTTCACCGCCCATCTGGACCTGATGTGCCTGCGGATCGCCGTCCGGATCGCCGCCGGCACCCGGCCCCTCCTCCGGGGGAACGGCGTACGCCGCCTCGCCGCGCGGGTGACCGGCCAGGTCCACGAGGCGGCCCGCCGCTGCCTCGGCCCCGGACACGGCGTCCTCGACCGGGCCTCCTTCGAGGAGCTCTTCCCCTGGCGGGAGGGCTGGGCCCCGGCGGTGCTCACGGAAGGACTGCTGGTGCCCGCGGGCTCCGGCTACCGCTTCGCCCACGAGGAGCTGGCGGACTGGGTGCAGGCGGCACACCTGGACCTGGACGGCGCCCTGGAGGCACTCCTCTCCCCGGGGCTCGGATCCCCTCCGGGACGCCCCTTCGGCCCCCTCGCCGGTCCTGAAGCAGCTGCCCCGCCCGCCGGTACCGCCGACCCCGCCGCCCCGCCCGCCGTCCCCCGGCAACGCACCCCCGGCAACGCACCCCCGGCCCCGCCCGTCCCGCGCCACCGCATCGGCCCCGTCCTCCAGGCGCTCCTGCTGCTCCACCGGGAGCGCGGCCCGGCCGCCCTCGCCCCCCGCCTCGCCGCGCTCGCCGAGGCCCTCGCCGGCTTCGCGGACGAGGAGCGCGGGGCTCCCGGCGACGGGCCCTGGTGGGCCGCCCGGCTGTTCGGGGAGAGCGTGCGGCGGCTGCCGGACCCCCGGCCGTACCTGCCCGTGCTGCGGCTGCTCGCCGACCGGATCGGGGCCCGCGCCGAGCGGCACGCCGTGTTCGCCGCGTTCGGCCCGGAGTTCTGGCTGGGGCTTCCGCTCGGGGAGGACGAACGGATCGATCTGCTGCGGCGGCTCGTCCCCGCCGACCGGCCGGCCGGCCCGGAACCCCGCGAAGACCGGTCGCTCGACGCCGTCGCCGCCCTGCTGGCCGCCGACCCCCGGGGTGTGCAGCCGCTGCTCTGCCGCTGGTTCGGCGACGAGCGCCCCCTCCCCGCCGCCCCGCACGCCACCGTCGCCACCACCGCCCAGACCCTCCTGCACACCCATCGGGGACTCGCCGTCGACGACCTGTGCGAGGCGCTCGTCGCCACCGCCCACCCGCTCGCCGACGGCCTCCTCGCCGCCCTCGCCGAGGACGAGCCCTCGGCCGTCTGCCGGGCCGTCGACCGCTGGGCCCACGACGACGGGCGCCCGGAGCGGCGCGTCGCGGCCGCCACGTACGGGCAGCTGGTCGCCGGTCACGCCACCGGCGCCACCGACCGGGAACTCCTCCGCTACGCCGCCCTCGCCCTGCTCGCCCGTCCCGGCGACCGGACCCTCCACGGCGCCGCCCTCGGCCTGCTGATCCGCGACCCGCACGCCCGGGACCGCCACCTGCCCCGCGCCCTGGCCGAGCCCCAGGTGCCCGCGAGCGCCCTCGCCGAGGCCCTGGCGGCCGACCCCGGGCCGGTCCTGGCCGCCTTCGGGGGGCGGCTCCACGGCACGGGCGAGGTCCCGGCCGCCGCCCTGCGCGCCCTCGCCGAGGTCGACACGCCCGCCCTCGCCCGCCGGGTCGCCTCCCTCGTCCGCGAGTACGTCGCCCGCCACCCCGAGGGCGCCGGGCACGTGGCCGACTTCGTCGACCGACGGTTCGAGTACGGTCCGGCGGCCCGGACCGTACTCTTCCCGCTCGTCTCGGGCCTGATCCGGGGCCGGCCCGCGCAGGTCCGCCGCGCGCTCGCCCCCGTCCTCGCCGCCCCCGGCACCGGCGCCTCCCGGCATCTGCGGGCCGAACTGCTCGACGTACTCCTGGAGCACGAGCGGTACGAGTCCGAATCGGGGGAGTTCACCGTCCTGGACGCCCTCCTGACGGCCGCCGCGGAGGGCGCGGAGCGGCGCAGCGAGCCGCGCACCCGGGCGCTCACGCACCGGGTCGGCGAGCTGTGGGCCCGTACCCCCGAAGGCGCCGGGCTGCTCGACCCGGTCCTCGCGGGACTCGTCCGCACGTGGCCCGCCTTCGCCGCGCTGCTCGCCGCCTGGACGGTCGCCGACCCCGCCCGCTGGGCGCCGCTGCTCGGTCAGGAGACCCTCCGGACGATGCTGAGCCACGGCACTTCCATGCCGATGCGAACCGATGGCCGTGGGCATGGCAGTCTTAGACCTGCGTAA
- the truB gene encoding tRNA pseudouridine(55) synthase TruB: protein MSNAAKVPDGLVIVDKPSGFTSHDVVAKMRGIAKTRRVGHAGTLDPMATGVLVLGVERATKLLGHLALTEKEYLGTIRLGQTTVTDDAEGEITASVDASKVTREGIDAGVAELTGAIMQVPSKVSAIKIDGKRSYARVRGGEEFEIPARPVTVSSFRVYDVREATAEDGTPVVDLVVSVVCSSGTYIRALARDLGAGLGVGGHLTALRRTRVGPYKLDSAKTLDQLQEELTVMPVADAASAAFPRWDVDEKRAKLLLNGVRLEMPEYPAGPVAVYGPDGTLLALVEDHRGKAKSLAVFG, encoded by the coding sequence ATGAGCAACGCAGCAAAGGTGCCCGACGGCCTTGTCATCGTCGACAAGCCGTCGGGCTTCACCTCGCACGACGTCGTGGCCAAGATGCGCGGGATCGCGAAGACCCGCCGGGTGGGCCACGCCGGCACGCTCGACCCCATGGCCACCGGCGTCCTCGTCCTCGGCGTGGAGCGGGCGACCAAGCTCCTCGGTCACCTCGCGCTGACCGAGAAGGAGTACCTGGGCACCATCCGCCTGGGCCAGACGACGGTCACCGACGACGCCGAGGGCGAGATCACGGCCTCCGTCGACGCCTCCAAGGTGACCCGTGAGGGCATCGACGCGGGCGTCGCCGAGCTGACCGGCGCCATCATGCAGGTGCCTTCGAAGGTCTCCGCGATCAAGATCGACGGCAAGCGGTCGTACGCGCGCGTGCGCGGCGGCGAGGAGTTCGAGATCCCGGCCCGCCCGGTCACCGTCTCCTCCTTCCGGGTGTACGACGTCCGTGAGGCGACCGCCGAGGACGGCACCCCCGTCGTCGACCTGGTCGTCTCCGTCGTCTGCTCCTCCGGTACGTACATCCGGGCGCTCGCCCGGGACCTGGGCGCCGGGCTCGGTGTGGGCGGGCACCTGACCGCGCTGCGCCGCACCCGGGTCGGCCCGTACAAGCTGGACTCGGCGAAGACGCTCGACCAGCTCCAGGAGGAGCTCACGGTCATGCCGGTCGCCGACGCGGCCTCGGCGGCGTTCCCCCGGTGGGACGTCGACGAGAAGCGGGCCAAGCTGCTGCTGAACGGCGTGCGCCTGGAGATGCCGGAGTACCCGGCGGGTCCGGTCGCGGTCTACGGACCCGACGGGACGCTTCTCGCGCTCGTCGAGGACCATCGGGGCAAGGCCAAGAGCCTGGCCGTCTTCGGCTGA
- the rbfA gene encoding 30S ribosome-binding factor RbfA, with the protein MADNARAKKLADLIREVVAEKLQRGIKDPRLGTHVTITDTRVTGDLREATVFYTVYGDEEERASAAAGLESAKGILRSAVGRAAGTKFTPTLAFVADALPENAKTIEDLLDKARASDAQVREASSGAAFAGEADPYKKPGEDEASE; encoded by the coding sequence GTGGCCGACAACGCGCGGGCGAAGAAGCTGGCAGACCTCATCCGGGAGGTGGTCGCCGAGAAGCTGCAGCGCGGCATCAAGGACCCCCGCCTGGGCACGCACGTGACCATCACGGACACCCGCGTCACCGGCGACCTGCGGGAGGCCACGGTCTTCTACACGGTCTACGGCGACGAGGAGGAGCGGGCGAGCGCCGCCGCCGGCCTGGAGAGCGCCAAGGGCATCCTCCGTTCGGCCGTGGGCCGCGCGGCCGGGACCAAGTTCACCCCGACGCTGGCCTTCGTGGCCGACGCCCTCCCGGAGAACGCCAAGACCATCGAGGACCTCCTCGACAAGGCGCGGGCCTCGGACGCCCAGGTGCGGGAGGCGTCCTCGGGCGCCGCCTTCGCGGGCGAGGCCGACCCCTACAAGAAGCCGGGCGAGGACGAAGCCTCCGAATGA
- a CDS encoding DUF503 domain-containing protein, giving the protein MYVGTLSFDLLLGDVRSLKEKRSVVKPIIAELQRKFAVSVAEVGGQNLHRRAEIGVAMVAGDTGHLSDVLDRCERLVAARPEVELLSVRRRLHTDED; this is encoded by the coding sequence ATGTATGTGGGGACACTGTCCTTCGATCTGCTCCTCGGCGACGTACGTTCGTTGAAGGAGAAACGCTCCGTCGTCAAGCCGATCATCGCCGAGCTCCAGCGGAAATTCGCGGTGAGCGTGGCGGAGGTCGGCGGCCAGAACCTCCATCGGCGGGCCGAGATCGGCGTCGCGATGGTGGCGGGGGACACGGGACACCTCAGCGACGTACTGGACCGGTGCGAGCGGCTCGTCGCCGCCCGTCCCGAGGTGGAGCTGCTGTCGGTGCGCCGCAGGCTCCACACTGATGAAGACTGA